Below is a window of Planctomycetota bacterium DNA.
CTGCAGAACGTGGCGACCGGCGTCCAGCGCGTTGCCGGGCGCATCGCACTGCAGAGCGAGGGCGCCTGGATCGAATTCCGGGACATCCGCGTCCGACCACTCATCTCGAAATAATCACCTCGGCGCCGAGAAGCCCATTATTCATGGAAATAATGCCTATTTAAATTAAATATAGGTAATTTATATATTTATTGGTTCTTTGACATAAATACGCATAGACTCTCCTTATGGACCCAGTCTCAAATCCGTTCTCGCCAGGGGCCGGTATCCCTCCGCCCGTTCTTGCCGGCCGAGACGACATGCGTGAAACGGTTCGCGTGGTTCTTGAGAGGCTTCGCCGCGGTCTGCAAACCAAGAGCATCATGATGATCGGCCTGCGCGGCGTGGGCAAGACCGTGCTGCTCGACCAGATGCGCGACGACGCCGAGGCCACGGGCATCCAGGCCGTCTGCTTCGAAGCCCCCGACACACGCTCGCTTCCCGCGATCTTTGCCCCGCAGCTCCGCCATCTGCTGCTTCGACTTTCCCGCAACGAGCAGGCGAAGACCCACGCCCAGAACGCACTGAAGGGGCTCTCCAGTTTTGCCCGCGCGCTGAAGGACAAATTCAAGGACATCGAGGTCGGCTACGACTTTGAACCGGAGCTTGGCCCCACCTACAACGGCGACCTGGAGCACGATCTGGAGATGCTGCTGGAAGCCTCCGGAACCGCGGCGCAGAAAGCCGGCACGGTGCTGGCCATGTTCGTCGACGAGATGCAATTCGTGGAGTCGGACGAACTTGCCGCGCTCGTCGTCGCGCTGCACCGCATCTCGCATAAAAAACTTCCGGTGGTCCTGGTGGGCGCGGGTCTTCCGCAACTGCGCGAGCGGATGAACCAGGCGACGCAGATCGCCGACCGCCTCTTTGACTATCCGGAAATCAAGCCGCTCACCCGGCTGGATCTGGACCTTGCCATCGGCAAGCCGGCGCTGGACCAGAAGGTCAAGGTGAACAAGGACGCGCTCGACCTGATTTTCGAGCGGACGAGCGGCTTTCCCTATTTTGTGCAGGAGTGGGCCAAGCATGCGTGGGAGGAGGCGGAGAAGTCGCCCATCACCCGCGAAAACGTAGAGGCCTCAGCCGAGATCGTCATCGCCGCACTGGACAAGAACTACTTCCAGCTTCGCTTCTACCGCCTGACTCCAGCGGAGAAGAAGTACCTGCGGGCGACCGCTGCGCTGGGTGCAGGTCCGCACCGTTCGGGTGACATCGCCAGAGAGCTCGGGCGCGAGGTGACCGCACTCAGCCCGACGCGAAACAAGCTGATCGCCAAGGGCATGATCTGGAGCCCGAGTCACGGTGACACCGCGTTCACCGTGCCGCAGTTCGACCAGTTCATGCGGCGCATCATGCCCGGCGACGACTGGCTGCAGGACGAACTCAAGGCGGCGACAACCTAAATTTCACTTGTTGCGAACACCAGCACATGGCCGTCCAGGTCGAGCGAGTACGCCGCGACGTGGCCCCAGCTTCGCTTGAGCAGCGGGCTCAGTTCCTTGGCGCCGGCATCGATCGCCCGCGCATGGTGTTCACCGGGCAACGGCAGCACAAGATAGAGTTCGGCCCGGGGAATTCCGTTGGCCGCGCTTGGGTCAGGCACCGCGGTGCCGAGCAGATTTCGAATGCCCATCTCCGGCATCAGCCCCAGAATGCCGCCGCCGGGAAGTTCGAACTCAGTCATGCCGGGCACGTGAAGCCGCGGCTTGAGGCCCAGCACCTTCGCATAGAAGGCGGTGCTCCGCTCCTGGTCGGCCACATACAGAATGAAATGCGATGCGGCGCTCATCCGGCGGACAGGGGGGTGCGGCTTGCCGGCAATCGGGACTTTCAGCCCTTCTTCGGCGCGAACGCCAACTGCAGGGACTCCGACTTGAAGCCGGTGGGCACGGATCCGTCGATCGCGTAGCGGTAGAGGGCCATCTGCACAATCGATCGCAGCGTGGAGGCGATCAGCGACCACGCGAACAAGCTGAGGAGTCCGATCAGTCCGATCGCCACGCCCAGCACCACCGACTCGCTCAGAATGCCCGCGACCACACCGATGCCGATGATGCTGATCGTGAACATCGTGATCGCGAATCCAACCAGTCCGAAGCCGACCGCCAGGATCAGCCCCTCGCCCCAGGTCCGCTTGATCGCCGAGGCCGAGCGCTTGATGGCGTCAATCGGGCCGACGCCCTCGATGACCAGGGCCGGCACTGCGAAGTAGGTGCCCACGGCCCACGCGAGACCGATGAAGCCCACCACGATCTTGCCGATGATGCCCACGCGCTGCTCGATGGCCCGCAGGATCGTTCCCACGACCGCGCTGACCAGCGTCCAGGCGGCGATCTGCGGCAGGCGGCTCATGGCCACCTGGATGCCGGCGCCCAGCCCGCCCGTTTCGCCGCGGAATTTTCGGTCGGCCGCGCCCAGCAGTGCCGCGTTGAAGAAGATCGTGACAAAGCTCGTGACCAGATAGAACGAGAACATCAGTGCGTAGGCGACGATTTGGTTGGTGGGGGCGTCCGCGGAGGGGCTGATGGTCGTCACTCCGTTGTGGCTGTGGGAGGATCTCGACTGCACCAACTGCGTGAACGCATGCCGCAGCTCCTCGCTCATCAGGATTGGAATCGCGAAACTGGCCATCACCGCCGCGGTGGCCAGGAAGCTCAGGATCGGAAAGATCACCAGTTCGGGATCGGACTTCAGGACAATCCACGCCTGCTTGAAAAGTTCCGCCGATCGCTTGAATCGTCCCATCACGTGTCTCCATTCTTGGCGGTCGTGCCGCGGTTGCGAAGCGTGAATTCTAGCGGAAAGGTCTATTTTTCCACAAGTTGCAAGGCGAAGAGAGAGTGATCGCCCGCCTTAGGACACGCGACGAGCCCCGGAGTTGCAGAATCTTGGATTATTTCTTGAGGGCCAGCAGCAAGACGCCGGCCGCGACCATGCCGATGCCGGTCCAGTCGCGGAGCGACGGACGTTCGCCCAGGAATGTGAAGGCGAAGATCGCAACCAGCACCAGGCTCAGTTTGTCCACCGGCGCCACCTTGGACGCTTCGCCGACTTTCAGTGCCCGGAAGTAGCAGACCCACGAGGCACCCGTGGCCAGGCCCGAGAGCGTGAGGAAGATCCAGGTTTTCCGCGAAAGCTCGAAGGGGTTGCTCCACTTGCCGGCCGCCCAGACAAAGGCCGCGAGCACCACGATCACGATCGCCGTGCGCACCAGCGTGGCCAGATCCGAGTCCACGTTCTGCACTCCCACCTTGGCGAAGATGGCGGTCAGCGCCGCGAAGACCGCGGACAGCAGCGCCCAGTAGAACCAGGTGGCGGGGATGGTCATGGATTGATCCTCGAAGAAGGGGCGGCGTTCAACGCCTTGCTCAGAATCACGCTTCGGTACACCTTGCCCGACCATTGCACGTGGCCCACATGCCGGTAGCCGAGTCGAGTGTAGAGCTCAATGAGATGCGTTGCCTGCTCGGCGGTGTCGATGGCCAGCTCGCGATAGCCATGCTGCACTGCCCATTGTTCAGCGCGCTGCAGAAGCAGACGGCCGATGCCCTCGCCTTGCAGGGCGGGATCGACTGCGAACTGATGAGCCGCCGCGACGCCGGGAGTGGCGTAGTACGCCTCCGATGTGTCGGTGCTCGTGTGGTGCACTGCGATGGTTCCGACCAGCTTGGAGCCGTCGACCGCGACAAAGCACGTCGCGTTGCGGATGCGGTCGCGGGTGACCTCGGGGGTCTGGTTCACGGCGGTGTAGTTCAGTCCCATGTCGCCCAGCCGCGCGTAGGCGCGGTGCAGCAACTCCGTGAGCTCGTCGATCGAATCCGTTTCGCAAATGGTGCGGATGACCGGCATGGCGCTTCAGGCGAGCCGGCGCCATCGCGCTTCGAGCACGACGAGTGTCACCAGGTACACCGCCACGATCACGATCGGGATCGCCGTGAATCGATGCGCGGGCCAGAGATACCAAGCCGCGACGATCAGGCCCGTCCGGACGAAGCTGTGAAAGAGGCCGATCCAGTGCTGGATGATCCACGAAAGCGGAATCCACATCAGCCCCGAGAGGATCCCGACCGTCAGCGGCAGCGAGGTGTGGTCGACCAGAAAAAACGGAATGGCGATCGAGTAGACCAGCAGCGCCTGAGCCACCCCATAGAAGAAGAGCCGGTCGAAGGCGTTCTTCGGTCTGGTCTTGTCGAGGAAATTCTCGCCGGTGAAGCGCGAGATGAAGATGCCCAGGTAGGCGATCATGCCCGTGGCGCCGAAGAGAACCCATGCGGAGAGCATCGTGTTCAGGAACATGCCCGCGACACCTACCGCGGTCCATGCGATGGCCCCCGCGATCGGCATGGCGATGTTGCGGCGCCGGCCGAATTCCTGGCGCTGCTCCTCGAGCGAGCGGTCCGCGGTCATGCCTTGGCCACCCGCATCTCGTAGAGCTTGCCGCCGACCCAGCATTGCGGCACGGACAGCACGACCAGCGCGATCGGATACCAGCGCGGCCCCAGCTCGAGATTCCAAGTGACCACGAGACCGAACATGCCCAGCACCACGCCGACCACGCCCAGGATCATGGCGTGCTTCATGGGGTTGCGCGGCGCCAGCCACGCGGTGAGCCAGGCGCCCGCGATGCTGATGACGATGCGGTAGGAAGTGGCCAGCAGCGCCTGCAGGTCGTTGATCGGCTCTTTGGTCGGCGGATAAACCTTGAGCATGTGCAGGGCGATGTCGACCAGGGTGGTCACGACGATGATGAAGACCACTCCGGCGAGGATGGCCCACGTGGAACTCCACTTCGAGCCGCTAGAAGACATGCGGCACCATGCGCTTCACCTTCTTCATGTACTCGATGTATTCGGGATAGGTCTTCACCAGCAGGGTCTCCTCGCAGAGCATGCGGGCGAAACTGCCCGCCAGCAGCAGCGCGCCGAACGCAGCGCTCTGCGGCGACCAGTGCGAGAGCACGCAGGCAACGCCGAAGAGGCAGACTGCGGTGTAGATCGGATGGCGGATGAGACCGTACGGGCCGGTCGTCACCAATCCGCCCGCCGTCGGATTTGCCGCCGCGTGGAAACTGCGGCTGCCAAAAGTGATTCGCGCCCAGATCATCAGGGCCACGGCGAGCGCCTGGCAGGCGATGGCCACCGGATTGGAAGTCAAGATGGAGTCGGTCAGGATCAGGCCCGCGAGCCCCCCAACCATCAGCAGAAGTCCGATGATGGAAACCACCTTCAGCAATCCTGGACCACCTTCATGGCGGGCGGAACCTGGATCGCCGCAAGGTTGATCGAGCCCCCGGTCCACACGTGCAGCACCAGCTTGTAATTGGGTTCGCTCGGGCGGATCGGCGCCGCATGAAAGAGCAGATTGATCACGTCGAGTTTCCAGTCGCACGCCAGCGGCGCGAGACTGGGGTCAAAGGGCTGGAAGGCGCCCTTGCCCTTGTGGACGTGGACCGTCGTGGCAGCGAACTTGTTGAGGGCGACGCAGGTGTCCAGGCAGGCCTGGAAGCCGGCGGTGTCGCCGCGAAAGGCGAGATAGTCGTCGGTGTTGACGAAGTAGCCGGCGAATCTCGAGGGATGCTTGGCGAGCTCCACCAGTCGCGGCGGCCAGGCGCCGGGCACGGCGATGTTCGCGCCGGGCCGATGATCCCCGCCGATGCCGTGGGCCATCGGGCAGAGCATGAGCAGGAGAAACGCGATGGCAGCGGCAAAAGGCTTCATCCCCCGCGAGTGTACCCCGCACTTCCGATGCGCTTCAACGGCGGCGTTCACCTCATTGCCCGCTGGTCGACGGGGCAAGATCGGACTTCGTCGGATTGCCGACCGTCAGCACCACGGGCTTGCCGTCGACTTTTGCGATCTCGATCGGCGTGTCGAGCTTGTAGATGCCGTCGGCGGCCGAGATGGGGAAATAGGACTCAAGCGTCTGATTTGGGGGGACCGGATAGGTGACCGTTCCGCCGGCGCTGGTGCCGTTGCTTTGCGGGCGAAAAGATGTCTGGATGTAGGCCTTGTCGTTGCCGGGGGGAGTGATGCGTGATCCGCTCACGATCACTTGACCCTCCCGGGGCGTCGCGTCGTTGGGCGTTTGGGAGAAGGTGCAGGAATGAAAATGCTCGCCATCCACGGAGATGCTCGCGTTGCCGGGGAGGCGAAGCGTGAGCTGGGTTATTTCAACGTCGCCGCCCGTGACAAGTTTTTGCACGGACAAACTGAAGCTGTTGGCTGGGAGCGCGCCCTGCTTGGGCGATGCCGGCTGCAGGTCGCAACCGGTCACGGCGCCTGTGAGCAAGGCACAGCACACGATGTTCATCGAAGCGATCGAATTCATGGGAGCGGAGTGTATCGGACACGTCCGCCGCCCATCAACGGAGGTCCGTCAGGCGCCCTTGGGAGTGAAGCGCAGGCCGAACATTCCCACGATCGCAGCGACAATGCCGCCGATCATCAACCAGACGGATTTGTCGGTTGGGGAACCCGTGAAAAATCTCGAGACGTCGGAGCTGAATGATTCCATGGCGGCAACGCCCCAGATGATCAAGAGGACGCCGACGACCAGCAGTGCGAGGGATATGGCTTTGTTCATGTGAAAGACTCCTTAGAAGTGGTGAGCGGGACTAAATGGGCTTCCGGCCGCTGATGAGGCGGATCAGGATGACGACGACGGCGATGACGAGCAGGGCGTGAATGAAAACATTGGCAGGGCCAAGGGAAATCAAGCCCAAAAGCCACAGTAAAACCAGAACGATAGCGATCGTGTAGAGCATGGCAGCAACCTTTCAAATCCCAGTTTTGAACCGTTGCCATCGCGCCAAAGCGCCCGGCAACAATGAGTTCGACCGATCCGCACGATGCGGCGTCGAGATTGATATGAGCCTAGCAGGAATAATGTTGGATCAATCGATGAATACGGAAATAATAAGAATTAATCGCTCAGAACGATCAAATGGGACGTTGGCGAGTCGATTATGCCGCTTTCAATGCGATCCGACCGGAACGTGAAGCAGGGAGGCGACCGATGGAAGCGTGTCGATGCCCCAATGAATCGCGATTAATGCCGGCAGATTGCGCCATCGATCCCACGCCCAACCAAAGATGAGCCCGACCACGAGCACCGGCAGCCCCGTGCCAAGCAGCACGGAGCTCAAGTCGTTGGCTGTCCCCTCGGCGCCGCTGGCGAGGAAGAAACGCGTGGGCAGATGCCAGGCGGTGAAGAGAATCGCCGTGACGATGATCGCCGTGGGGCGCCCCCAGGCGAGTTCGAGCCGCGTCTGCAACCCCCAGCGATAGACGATTTCTTC
It encodes the following:
- a CDS encoding AAA family ATPase, producing the protein MDPVSNPFSPGAGIPPPVLAGRDDMRETVRVVLERLRRGLQTKSIMMIGLRGVGKTVLLDQMRDDAEATGIQAVCFEAPDTRSLPAIFAPQLRHLLLRLSRNEQAKTHAQNALKGLSSFARALKDKFKDIEVGYDFEPELGPTYNGDLEHDLEMLLEASGTAAQKAGTVLAMFVDEMQFVESDELAALVVALHRISHKKLPVVLVGAGLPQLRERMNQATQIADRLFDYPEIKPLTRLDLDLAIGKPALDQKVKVNKDALDLIFERTSGFPYFVQEWAKHAWEEAEKSPITRENVEASAEIVIAALDKNYFQLRFYRLTPAEKKYLRATAALGAGPHRSGDIARELGREVTALSPTRNKLIAKGMIWSPSHGDTAFTVPQFDQFMRRIMPGDDWLQDELKAATT
- a CDS encoding VOC family protein — encoded protein: MSAASHFILYVADQERSTAFYAKVLGLKPRLHVPGMTEFELPGGGILGLMPEMGIRNLLGTAVPDPSAANGIPRAELYLVLPLPGEHHARAIDAGAKELSPLLKRSWGHVAAYSLDLDGHVLVFATSEI
- a CDS encoding DUF6159 family protein; translated protein: MGRFKRSAELFKQAWIVLKSDPELVIFPILSFLATAAVMASFAIPILMSEELRHAFTQLVQSRSSHSHNGVTTISPSADAPTNQIVAYALMFSFYLVTSFVTIFFNAALLGAADRKFRGETGGLGAGIQVAMSRLPQIAAWTLVSAVVGTILRAIEQRVGIIGKIVVGFIGLAWAVGTYFAVPALVIEGVGPIDAIKRSASAIKRTWGEGLILAVGFGLVGFAITMFTISIIGIGVVAGILSESVVLGVAIGLIGLLSLFAWSLIASTLRSIVQMALYRYAIDGSVPTGFKSESLQLAFAPKKG
- a CDS encoding EamA family transporter, which encodes MTIPATWFYWALLSAVFAALTAIFAKVGVQNVDSDLATLVRTAIVIVVLAAFVWAAGKWSNPFELSRKTWIFLTLSGLATGASWVCYFRALKVGEASKVAPVDKLSLVLVAIFAFTFLGERPSLRDWTGIGMVAAGVLLLALKK
- a CDS encoding GNAT family N-acetyltransferase, with product MPVIRTICETDSIDELTELLHRAYARLGDMGLNYTAVNQTPEVTRDRIRNATCFVAVDGSKLVGTIAVHHTSTDTSEAYYATPGVAAAHQFAVDPALQGEGIGRLLLQRAEQWAVQHGYRELAIDTAEQATHLIELYTRLGYRHVGHVQWSGKVYRSVILSKALNAAPSSRINP
- a CDS encoding isoprenylcysteine carboxylmethyltransferase family protein; translated protein: MVSIIGLLLMVGGLAGLILTDSILTSNPVAIACQALAVALMIWARITFGSRSFHAAANPTAGGLVTTGPYGLIRHPIYTAVCLFGVACVLSHWSPQSAAFGALLLAGSFARMLCEETLLVKTYPEYIEYMKKVKRMVPHVF
- a CDS encoding DUF3185 family protein, which translates into the protein MNKAISLALLVVGVLLIIWGVAAMESFSSDVSRFFTGSPTDKSVWLMIGGIVAAIVGMFGLRFTPKGA
- a CDS encoding lmo0937 family membrane protein, which gives rise to MLYTIAIVLVLLWLLGLISLGPANVFIHALLVIAVVVILIRLISGRKPI